A segment of the Gammaproteobacteria bacterium genome:
AGCGGTGCATCCACGCTGCAATCTCTGGATCTCACTTCTGAAAATATATTCCTCACCGCAGGTTCAATGTACGCTTTCGTGCTGAGTAATGATTTAACTTATAGCCCGCTACCCAGTCCATACAGGAATACTGGCATCCGGGTTCAGTGGAGCACGGATCCTTATGCAGAAGGTAGCTTGTGGACCCAATACAGCACTGGCTGGGCGGAGCGTGGTGGCACGGATACTGTGTTCACAACATACGTTAACGCAAGTCCGGTTCCTGCACCCTCTATTCTGTTCCTTTTTGCCGCCGGTCTGGCGGGGCTTGGCTACTTTAGAAAAAAGCAGGCTTAACTTTTTAGTTTTTCGGCCATTCAACCCTCAAGGCGCAGCGCCTTGAGGGTTTTTTGTGGGCGATAATCAGAGGCAAAATCTCTCCATTTATCCATTAAACAGGGTAAAATGGCCGAATGAATTCACCCCACCGATATAATCAGACAGAGCGCAACGCCATCGACAAAGTGATTCGAGAGCGGCGTGATATGCGTCATTTCAACCACAATCCAGTGGATACTCAGCAACTTATCCATATTCTCGATGCAGCACATCACGCGCCCAGCGTGGGTTTGATGCAGCCATGGCGTTTTCTGCGCATTACCAAGTCGGCACTACGCCAACAGATTCAGCAACTGGTGGAAGAAGAGCGACAGCAGACCGCTGAAGCCATAGGCGAGCGTCAGCAGGCGTTTTTACGCCTTAAAGTAGAGGGTATTATGGATGCCGCTGAACTGCTGGTGGTATCGCTCATGCCCGAGCGTGAGCAACATATTTTTGGCCGCCGTACCCTGCCCGAAATGGATCTCGCCTCGGTCGCCTGCGCCATTCAAAACATGTGGCTTACCGCCCGCGCCGAAGGGTTAGGGCTGGGGTGGGTCTCGCTATTTGAACCACACGCCTTAGCCGAACTACTGCAAATACCTGAAGGTGCCAAGCCGATCGCCATTCTCTGTATTGGTCATGTGGATGCCTTCTACGAACGACCCATGCTTGAGCAGCTCAACTGGCGACAAGCTGAACCGCTTCAACAACACCTGTTTGAAAATAGCTGGGGCAACCCCTCGCCGCTACTGAACAAGTGCAATAAAGAGGCTAATCTTCCACCATGCTAACCAGCCTGTTGGTAATCTTTGCGGCCCTGTTAATGGATCACCAACTGGGCGAGCCCAAGCGTTTGCACCCATTAGTCGGTTTTGGCTCACTGGCAACAGCACTCGAAAAAATCTGCAACAAAAAACAGCACTCCTCCCGCCTGCAGGTTTTACTGGGTCTGTTGGCTATGATACTGCTATGCGGGGGAGTCGCTGCCCTGCTCAGCACCGCCTACCTGAACCCCTATGTCATTATATTTGAAATAGTCATTCTCTACTTCGCCATTGCCCCGCGCAGCCTCAATGAACATGCGCTGGCGGTACACAACGCACTTCAGGATAACAACATTGAGTTAGCACGTAGCCGGGTCGGTTATATGGTCAGCCGCCACACCCAGCAGATGGATGAACAGCAGATCAGCCGTGCGGCTATCGAGTCCACATTGGAAAATGGTAACGATGCCATCTTCGGCGCACTGTTCTGGTTTATTATCGCAGGCATCCCTGGCGTGGTGGTCTATCGCCTGGTAAACACCCTGGATGCTATGTGGGGCTACCGTACACCGCACTATGAATATTTTGGTAAAAGTGCCGCTCATCTGGATGATCTTCTGAACTATATTCCTGCCCGCCTCACCGCCTTCAGTTACGCACTCTGCGGCCACTTTTCAAAAGCCATAACTTGTTGGAAAAAACAGGCCCACCAACTTGCAAGTCCCAACGGTGGCCCGGTAATGAGTGCTGGTGCCGGTGCCTTGCAATGCAAACTGGGAGGGGCGGTTATTTATCATGGACAACTTACAGACCGCCCTCAGTTTGGCTGCGACAAAGTACCCCAAGGGGCCGATATTCAACGAGCAACCTCTCTGATACAGCGCACCCTTTGGCTCTGGCTGACTCTACTGACCCTCGCCACCATAATTGGAATCATGAGCCATGCTTGAACATGGAGGCAAGCTGCGCGCTGCCGCAAAACAGTATAATATTCCGTTACCACAATGGATGGATCTCTCCACTGGCATCAACCCCAACCCGTGGCCTATCCCCGCCATTCCCGAATCAGCTTGGTCACGACTACCTGAAGATGATGATGGTCTGTTAGAGATTGCAAAACGCTATTACGACGCACCTGCGCTATTAGCTGTCGCCGGTTCACAAATGGCGATCCAAACACTACCCCGACTACGAAAAACAAGCCATGTCGCAATGCTGCACCCAAGCTACAATGAGCACCGCCATGCATGGCAGAGTAATGGCCACCAAGTGGTGTCGATTGAGGCTGATCAAATTGATGCTCACATCGACCAACTTGAGGTATTGCTACTGGTCAACCCGAACAACCCCACTGCACAGCGCTTCAGCGAACCCCAGCTGCTCACATGGCACCAGCGACTACAACAGCACGGAGGCTGGTTGATTGTGGATGAGGCCTTTCTCGACTGCACACCACAACACTCCATCGCCCGGCACACTCACCTGCCGGGGTTAATTATACTGCGTTCAGTAGGCAAGTTTTTTGCTCTGGCGGGTGCGCGAATCGGTTTCGTCTGTGCCACTGAAGAGATTCTGCTACCACTGGCAGAGCTGATTGGCCCTTGGGTACTTTCCGGCCCGGCACGCCACGTCGCCAAAGCCGTACTGTCCGATCACGCGCAACAACAACAGGTTCGCCAACAGTTAACATTGCAAGGCCAACGACTGACTCAACTACTCAGCCAGCACAACCTGACACCCACAGGCTCCACCCCGCTTTTCAGCTGGATTAAAACCGTGCAAGCCGAAAAACTGCACCAGCAACTGGCAACAGAAGGCATTCTCACCCGACTCTTCAATGACCCACAGAGCATTCGTTTCGGCTTACCCAAAAACGAACCACAGTGGCAGCGGCTTGAAATAGCACTCAGCAAACTCAACCTAGAGAGTCACTCCCTATGAAAGCGGCACCACAATCAAGGCCATCATCATGAGTACGTTGATGGTGCAAGGCACCACCTCAGATGCGGGTAAAAGCGCCCTGGTCACCGGGATCTGTCGGGTGCTACACCGCCGCGGCATTAAAGTTGTCCCGTTTAAACCACAAAACATGGCACTCAACAGTGCCGTTACCGCAGAGGGTGGTGAAATTGGCCGCGCCCAAGCACTGCAAGCACAAGCTTGTGGCCTGCAACCTCATACCGACATGAACCCGGTACTGCTAAAACCCAATAGCGACACCGGCTGCCAGGTAATCATCCATGGCAAAGCGCTCAGCAATATGAAAGCGCACGAGTATCACCACTACAAAAATAGTGCAATGCAAGCCGTGCTATCCTCCCACCAACGGCTGAAGCAGCAATATGAGATGGTGATCGTCGAAGGAGCCGGCAGCCCTGCTGAAATTAATTTGCGGGAAAATGACATTGCCAACATGGGATTTGCTGAAGCAGTAAACTGTCCCGTAATTATTGTTGCCGATATTGATCGGGGCGGCGTATTTGCCCACCTGGTCGGCACCCTGGCGCTGCTCAGTCAATCTGAAAAAAATCGGGTCAAGGGCTTCATTATCAACCGTTTTCGTGGTGACATCTCCCTGCTACAGCCCGGACTCGATTGGCTGGAGCAACGGACCGGGAAACCGGTACTCGGCACGCTGCCCTATCTGCATAACCTGCATCTGGAAGCCGAAGATGCCATCAACACCCACAGTAGCAGTAGCGTGGCGGCACCCTTAAAAGTAGTCATCCCCACACTCCCACGCATCAGCAACCATACCGACTTTGACCCACTGCGCTTGCACCCACAAGTTGCTCTACACTTCGTTGCCCCCGGCAAAGCGCCACCACCCGCCGACCTGGTCATCTTGCCAGGTTCAAAAAATGTTGCGTCAGACCTCAACTGGCTGCGCCAGCAAGGGTGGGAGAAGTATCTACAACAGCACCTGCGTTATGGAGGAAAACTGCTGGGTATCTGTGGTGGCTACCAAATGCTTGGCACCCACATACACGATCCTGACAGCATCGAAAGCAAGCAGCAAAAGAGCCAGGGACTGGGGCTGTTAGACTTCTCCACCACCCTAAAATCCCATAAAAAATTACGCCGTAGCACGGGAAAGCTCACCCTTGGCAACACACACATCAGCGGCTACCAGATTCACGCAGGAGTAAGCCAAGGCCCTGCACTACAACGACCACTAATGGTTCTGGATGGAAAAGAGGATGGCGTAATATCTGATGACAAGCAGATTATCGGCAGCTACCTACACGGGCTATTTGAACAGAGCGAAGCGTGTCAAGAGCTGCTACAGTGGGCCGGGCTGTCTAGCGCAGAGCCGATCGATTATATCGCCCTGCGTGAGGCCGGCATTGATTGTATGGCAGATAGTGTAGAAAAACATATGAACATTGAAGCGCTAGTAAAGTTACTCACACCACTGTGAAAACATCGCACCCTCACCCTGTTTGAACTCACTACTGACCCGACCTAGACTTTATGTATTAACTCGCCACCAGCTTAATTATCCATAATATGGATTGTTGGCGAGTAAATACATAAAGTCCGATGGTATTAGACAATCATTATTCCAGAAAAAAAGACATCTGGAATAATGAGTTGCGAGTTAATACATATCAGGAGGCTGTCGGACTTAGGGTGAATCTACTGCGGAAAAGCCATTCAGGCCCATTTCTCCGATCATTTTCGTTGAATATGCTCAATATTTGCCTCAAACGATCAAAAAAATGGACTCAAAATGGCTTTCCCTCGCTACGATCACCTAAGTCCGACAGCCTCCACATCTTTTACTTCAATGCTGGGTTATTTTCTTACTCAATCAGTCACATATATCCTATACGTTCCCTCTTTCATCCGGGATTTATCCCTGCCGACACAAACCATTCACATCAGTTACACCCTCTGCCACAATGGTTAGTTTCAAACTCCAGTGTTGAATGGGTGATGCCATATTTTTCCGCTAGCTCTTTTTTCAAGGCCATCTTGATACTTTCAATCTCAGAGAAGTTATCAATCACCACATGCGCCTCCAATGCATTTTTATGTTCATCAAGCTGCCACAGGTGAAGATGATGAATATTTGATACACCGTTAACCTGCGTCATCACATAAATAACCTCATCAATCTCAATATCCTCCGGCGAACCCTCCATCAAAACATGTATCACCTTTGGCAGTAGTGTTGCGGCCTGATAGAGAACATAGCCGGCAATCAGCAACGTTAACAGGGTATCTGTCCAGTACCAGTCGTAGAGCAGAATCAGCGTTCCGGCAATAATAACCCCCACCGAGGCCAGTGCATCCGAGACATTATGTAAAAAAGCCGCCCGCATGTTCATGCTGTGCTTTGAGAGGCGGTAAGTCAGCATGACCGTCATCACATCGATAATCAGCGCAATACTGGCAACCACAACCACCATCCACCCTTCAATGATTTGCGGCTCAAATAGACGCCATATCGCTTCATAAACCAAAAAGAGCCCAACCAACACTAACGTCACCAGGTTAATCAGCGCTGCAATGACTTCCGCACGTTTATAGCCGAACGTCTTAAAGTGGTCAGCCGGTTGTCGGCTGATTTTTCGGGCGACCCAAGCGATCAACAGCGAAGTGGCATCACTGAAGTTGTGTAAAGCATCCGCAATCAGGGACAAGCTACCCGAAATAATACCACCCACCACCTGGGCCAATGTCAGCAACATATTGATAGCGATGGCAATAATTAGCCGTCTATCGCCCATACTTTCAACATTATGGTGGTGATTGTGTCCCATTACGCTCTCTCAATCGACTCAGGAATATCTGCGCCTTTCATGACACTACCTTCTCTTCATATATCAGCGCCTGATCCGCTATCAGAAGAGGAAGTCGTGCAATATATAGACTGGCTGGTTATGATGGCTTATACACTCAAAGCAACCGCCAAATAACCTTACCCTAACACTGTAGGAGATTATTTTATGAAATGGGCTACATCACTGTTATTTATTAGCATACTACTCTCTTCACTACCCGCTATGGGTGAAATTTACAAGTGGGTTGATAAGGAGGGTAATGTCCACTTTGGTGATAAACCCCAATCAAAAGTGAACGCTGAAACAGTTAAAATCGACAAATTCACCCCCGACCAAAATTACCGTACTCGCATGGAGAGCATGAAGAGCAGTGCAGAGAGCCAGCGTGAAAAGTCAATGGAAAAAAAAGCTGAACAGCAGGAAGTTGCCCGTGAAAATACCCGTCTCTGCCAACAGGCTAAGAGAAGGTTAATTCCGTTAAAGCAGCAGATAAGAGTCTTCCGCTATAGCGATACCGGAGAGCGAGAGTATGTCAGTGACAGTGAGCGCGCCGCAGAGATCAAGCAGTTAGACGCGGTTGTAAAGCGAACGTGTCAATAGAACCCGCAGCCACTCGCTAAAAACTGAGTTCAGCGTATTTAGTGTTTACTTAAAATCGACACCTCTTCCCACCAAAACATGAGAACCCTATGAGTGACTGGTCACTGCAAGATGCCCGTGAACTATACAATACGCCGCACTGGAGTGATGGTTACTTTGATATAAATTCACAAGGTCATCTCATCGCCCGCCCTGATCGCGATAGCAGCAATCCGGGGGCCGACCTTGATCAGATTACCCGCGAGCTCCGTCAGTCTGGCCTCAAACTGCCCATTTTGATGCGCTTTACTGGGATTCTTCACAACCGCATTGATAGTCTATGTGACGCCTTCCAGCATGCAATGCAGCAGCACAACTACTGTGCAAACTATACAGCGGTCTACCCCATTAAAGTAAACCAGCAGCACTCAATTGTGCAGGAGATCCTCGATCACGGCGCTGAACGTGTTGGCCTGGAAGCAGGTTCCAAACCTGAGTTGATGATTGTGCTGGCACTCTCAAATGCCAACGGCGGTGTCATTATTTGTAACGGTTATAAAGACCGTGAATATATCCGCCTAGCACTGATTGGCCGTCGACTGGGACACCGCATCTACATTGTTGTAGAGAAGCTGAGTGAATTAGAGTTAATTATTGAGGAGGCTGATAATCTTGGCATTACGCCGTTAATCGGCGTACGCACACGCATGACCTCCATTGGTGCCGGAAAATGGCAGAACACGGGTGGCGAGAAGTCTAAGTTTGGTCTTTCAGCTGCTCAAGTTTTACACATGGTGGAGCGCCTTAAAGCGTGCCAAAAACTGGATTCACTCCAGCTACTGCACTTTCACCTTGGCTCGCAAATTGCCAACATCCGAGACATCCAGCGCGGCATGCGCGAAGCGGCCCGCAACTACGCTGAGCTGCATCGCCTAGGTGCCAAAATAGAGACCGTTGATGTGGGTGGTGGGCTTGGTGTCGATTATGAAGGCACCCGCTCACGTAGCTTCTGCTCGATGAACTATGGCTTGCATGAGTACGCCCACAATGTAGTACATGCTTTCAAAGAGATTTGCGATAAAGAGTCACTACCACAACCGGCGATAATCACCGAGTCTGGCCGCGCAATGACCGCCCATCATGCGGTATTAGTTACCGATGTCATCGACAGTGAAACCACCGCACCACTCACAACACCCAGCCCAATCCAAAATGAAGCACCCCTACTGCATGACCTCTGGGCAGGGCTACAACAGCTGGGCAGCAACCAACGATCGATTACCGAAATCTACCACGATGCCGGACACCTGCTCGCAGATGCCCAGCAGATGTATACCCACGGAATTTTTTCCTTACAACAACGTGCCCGTGCTGAGCAGCTCTACTTTGCCAGCTGCGCCAAAATACGCACCCTACTGCGTCCCGATAGCCGCAGCCACCGTGAAATTCTGGATGAGTTAAATGAAAAACTCACCGATAAATATTTCGTTAACTTCTCACTTTTCCAATCGATTCCTGATGTTTGGGCAATTGAGCAGCTCTTCCCCATTATGCCAATCCACCGCCTTGACGAACAACCCGAGCGCCGCGCCATGCTCACCGACATCACCTGTGACTCAGATGGTCGCATCGACCACTACATTCACAGTGGCGGCATTGAGCACAGCCTACCACTCCACAGCATCAAGCCCGACGAACCCTACTTGCTTGCCATCTTCATGGTGGGAGCCTATCAGGAGATTTTAGGTGATATGCACAACCTGTTTGGTAACACCAACTCCGTACATATCACCGTCAATCCGGATGGAAGTTATCAGCTAAGTGACGCTCTGCATGGGGATACCGTCGAGTCGGTATTGAAAAGTGTACACTTTGAAGTAGAAGCACTGCTCACCCGCTATCGGCTAAAAATCGCCGCAGCAAAATTAACTAAAGAGCAGTGCCAATATTTTCAACAAGAGCTGGAGATCGGGTTAAGTGGCTACACCTACCTAGAGAGATAACACGCAGCACACTCACTCTGCCAAGCGGCGGACAGGGAAGGGCTTTCATTATGAGTTATCCGGCTATCAAAGCTGCGCCACTACCCGCTCTGCCGATGCAATGGCACCCTCTACCGTGGCAAAGTGCCCTTCTACTGTCGCCTCCCCCGCAAAAAATAGCCGTTCATCAACCGGCTGTTGCAGTGCACTTCTCGCCCCCTCAGAGCCGATCCGATCATAGCTGTATAGGCCACCAATCGCCGGATTATCTGACCAATTCTCATGGTAATGTTCATCAAGTAGTGCTGCTGCATCACACTGAAAAGCATCACCCAGTGTCTGCAGTATCAGCGACAGATAGTGAGCACTCTCCCGTAGGTCGCTCTCATCAGCCACATAAAAAGCCATTATAACTGGGCTTTTTTTATCGGGCATCCAGAAGTGGCATGGACTATCAACATTGATCAACTGGCTCAGACCGCTCTTCCAGAAGCGCTGTTTAAAACGCAAAAAGAGTACCCCGCCCTGCCCCATACCGAGGCATTCAATCGCCTGCTGATGTTGCGTCGGCAAAGGTGGTGTAAATTGAATCTGTTGTCGTTTAAGAATAGCCAGTGGCACTGTGACCACTACTTTATCAGCCATGAAAATATCGCCATTGGCACAGCGCACCTTCACTTCGTCCTCACGGTAGTCCACCTCAACCACCCGCCGCCCAAGTAATACTGATGCCATCTGTGCCCCATAACATTCGCGTAACAGTTCAGCCAGTGGCTGTTTGAGTGGCTGGCTAATCAGATCCTGCTCCACATCAACTCCAGCCGCTTTAAAGCTGTCACGGAGTGGCACAGCGGCTACCTGTGCCACATCGCAACCGAGCAACCCTCCGAGCACTTGCCGAAAAAAGTTAGCTGTCGCCTCATTCATCCCTTGCTCAACAATCAATGTTTCAATGGTTTTTTGCGGGTCACTGTTTCGATAAAAGGCACGCATTAAACGCTTGCTCTTCTGTAGGCTGGGCAGGATATGAAACAGCGCAAATCGCCAGGCGGGCAGATAGCGCCCTTTCATAATCATGGCCACCTTCCCTGACTTTGCCAGCCACTTGCGCTGCTTGGCCTGTGCATACAGTCCCCGTTTTTTATGGTGTAAAAAACGTGCGCCGCTATCGAGTATTAACCCTGAAAATGAGACCACTTTAACACGCCCACCCGCAGACGCCTGAGCCTCTAGGTGAATAACCTCACACGGGCCCTGGAGCTGTTGGGCAACACTCAAACCCGCCGCCCCGGCTCCAATAATAATGACACGTTGTTTTTTCATATCAATCTTTTACAATCCGCTAGTTATGAAACAGAATCCACACGATGTACACCAACACACCACGCACCTCAACATGCGCCGCTTACTGGTACTCAGGGGCGTTGCCATCGGCAGCTGGTTGTTTACCTTACTAATTGTCACCTTTACGCTGCACCTGCAATCTGCAATCTGGCCGCTGCTACTAATCCTTGTGGTCTGGAGCGGTTTATCACTCTGGACAGGGTGGCATATCAAGAAGATGGAAACCATTGCCGATTCACGTTTCTTTATTCAGCTGATTCTGGATGTCGCCATCTTAACCCTGCTGCTCTATTTTAGCGGCGGCTCCACCAATCCGTTCACACTGATGTTTCTGCTCCCCCTAGTGGTTGCCGCCTCGGTGCTCTCAATGCGCTATATTTGGAGTATTGCACTGCTCACCATAGCCGCTTACAGCTTTTTGCTCTTTAACTATCAGCCCTTTATTCCACTCGAGCACCATACGACGGAACACTTCAATATCCACATTATTGGCATGTGGTGGGGTTTTGTCATCAGTGCTGCGCTAATTGCTACATTTGCTGCAAAAATGGGACATACCCTGCGTGAACGGGACCATATTCTTGCCGAGACAAAAGAGAAATCACTGCGTGACGAGCAGCTGGTGGCGCTCGGCTCACTGGCAGCGGGGGCAGCCCACGAGTTGGGCACCCCCTTGGGTACCATTGCCATATTAGCCAGCGAATTGGAACACCAATATGCAGATGACAAAGCCCTCAGTGAGCAATTATCCACCCTACGTTCACAGGTGCAGCGTTGCAAAGAGACGCTCTCTACGCTTTCAGCCTCGGCGGGGCAGCTGCAAGCCGCATCAGGAAAAAGCCTACCACTGGATGAATACCTGAATGAAATTATTCACCAGTGGCAACAGATGCGCCCTGGCATTTCACTGCTGATCAACCTGAATGCTGAGCAACCAGCGCCGTTATTAATTGCAGAGCAGACATTGACACAGGCACTTATCAACATATTTAATAATGCCGCTGACGCATCACCCCATGATATCGAGATCACCGCACAATGGCATGAAAACCTGCTCCAGTTAACGGTTCTTGATCGAGGGACTGGCATTGATGATGAGACCAATGCCCGTATAGGGCGCTCCATCTTTACCACCAAAAAGGGCGACCAGGGAATGGGGCTTGGGCTATTTCTTGCCTATTCAGTCATCCACCGATTAGGTGGTGAAATAGCGCTCACCAACCGTGAGGGTGGCGGTGTCTGCACGGCGATTACCTTGCCGTTACAAAAGCTACTTATTTGAGAGTCGACCGCATGGATACCATAATAGATAAAGATAACAACGAAATAGTTGACCGCCCATCACTGTTACTGGTGGATGATGATGACGTTTTTTGCCGTGTTCTCAGTCAGGCACTTGAGCGCCGAGGCTTTCAGGTCGTGCTTGCACATGATGTCACCCAAGGCAGTGAACTCGCTCAACAAAATCCACCTGAATTCGCAGTTGTTGATCTCAATATGCCGGGGCCTTCCGGTCTCGTGATGGTTGAGATGTTGAAGCAGCTCGACAAACACACCAAAATTGTTGTACTCACCGGCTATTCCAGCGTCGCCACCGCCGTTGAAGCCGTTAAGCTAGGGGCAACCCACTACTTAACCAAACCGGCTGACATCGAAGAGATTATCAACGCTTTTGGCCGTGAAGCGGGTGATGCCTCAATGGAGATCAGCCAAAAACCAAAATCTGTCAACCGCCTAGAGTGGGAGCATTTACAAAAGGTCTTGATGGATTGCAATAACAACATATCAGAAGCCGCACGCCGTCTTGGAATGCACCGTCGAACACTACAGAGAAAACTACAGAAACGCCCCGTGCGGGAGTAGGTTCACAGAGCCGTAGGCTCTTTTCCGCTTGGCTCAGCGCAGCAAGAACTACAAACGGCTAACATTCTCTGCATTCTCGCCACGATCCGTGTTGTAGATCGTGTATGAGACGGTGTCACCAATAGATAACTCTGTGAAATTGCCATTAATTACTTTGCTGTAGTGAAAAAAGATATTATCCCAGCCTACATCGGGCTTAATAAAGCCATAGCCATCTTTGATATTGACAATAGAGCCTTTTAGTGTGGTTGCTGTCTCGCCAATATTGCCGGTGACTGTTCGTGCCAGTGCGATAGTCTTTTCATGGTTATCATATTTCAGCTCAATTTCGGGAATGTCGTCCAGCATCTCCACCAGCTTCAAGTAGTTGAATTTTTTGTGGGTGAATAACGGATCACGCTTTTTAAGCGCCAGGCCGATACTGGCCAAGTTAACCCAACGGTGGTTAAAAGAGTTTTCCAACCCCTCTATCGTTGCCACCACAAAATCACAGGCGCTCTGTTTATCGACAACCTGAATCGGCGAACTACTTCTCTCTTCTGCACGGGGGGTGTATGAGATAACCTCATCAACAATGCGCGTAAGATCACGTGACAGGGTGTCCGGCACAGCGAGAATAATAACCTGCTTACCAATCGCCTTCAGCTCGGCAATCAGAGGGATATAGTCACGATCACCTGATGCCAAAATCAGTGTATCTATGGTGTCGTTTTGGAAAAACAGCTTCATCGCCGAAACCGTTAAATAGCAGTCCAGGCTTGATTTTCCGTCCTGAGATAACGGAACATAGACCGGTTGAATTCCATTTCTCTGGATTTCGGCCACCTCTTTGGAGAAATTTACCCAGTCGCCAAATGCCTGTATCGAAGCGATTCGACCATACTCCTTACAAGCATCTACAATCCGCGACCAGTCCGGTGTCTCTGCGTAACTATTCAAGGTTGAATAGTGTATATTTTCCACATCGATAAAAACCGCAACCGATGACTTTTGACCAATCAGACCCATAACAACCCCACATCACTCTCGTTTTTAAATGGATTCATACACACATACCCGAAATTTACCCTATACCCCTGGGGAACTCATAAAATACCTTGTTTTTAGTGTGAATTGCAAGTGTAAGTCAAATCATTTCCGTACCCGGTTATTCCGCCGCCACAAATCGCAGAGCGAGTCCATTATTACAATAGCGCAATCCAGTAGGTTCCGGGCCATCCTTGAACCGGTGCCCTTGGTGCCCCTCACACCGTGCGCAGTGGTACTCTGTGCGCGGATAGATCATTTTGAAGTCCAGCTTGGTCTCAATAGCGTCCTCTATCGTGTCAAAAAAACTAGGCCAACCCGTGCCACTTTCATATTTCATATCCGAGTGAAAGAGGGGTAAATCACAACCTGCACAGTGGTAGAGCCCTTCACGCTGCTCATCATTCAGTGCACTGCTACCGGCACGTTCGGTGCCCTCTTTGCGTAATATTTGGTACTGCTGTTGGTCAAGCCGTTGTCGCCACTCTGCATCACTCATCACAATTTTCTCTATCTTTAACGGCGAGGGCGCAGCCCAAGCATAGGGGGAAATTACCGGAGCTGCCGCTATAACCAGCATCCCCTTTAACAGTTCACGTCTTTTCACTATCATCCACTCCTTGCTTTGAGGGTCCCCAGCCACCACCACCGGCCGTTTCAATTAAAAGCCGATCACCAGCTTGTACATTACCGTGCACTTTACCCTCAATAGGCTGTCCATTGAGTTGGTTTTTTCCAGCCAGACCGGCCAGGCCACCCTTTAAGCCCCAAGGCCGATGACGCCGCCGCTCGCTCAGCAGCGTAAACGAGGCGGGCTTCAAAAACTCAAATTCACGCACCAGACCATCACCACCCCGCCGCTGCCCCGCACCACCTGAGTGACGGC
Coding sequences within it:
- a CDS encoding NYN domain-containing protein is translated as MGLIGQKSSVAVFIDVENIHYSTLNSYAETPDWSRIVDACKEYGRIASIQAFGDWVNFSKEVAEIQRNGIQPVYVPLSQDGKSSLDCYLTVSAMKLFFQNDTIDTLILASGDRDYIPLIAELKAIGKQVIILAVPDTLSRDLTRIVDEVISYTPRAEERSSSPIQVVDKQSACDFVVATIEGLENSFNHRWVNLASIGLALKKRDPLFTHKKFNYLKLVEMLDDIPEIELKYDNHEKTIALARTVTGNIGETATTLKGSIVNIKDGYGFIKPDVGWDNIFFHYSKVINGNFTELSIGDTVSYTIYNTDRGENAENVSRL
- the msrB gene encoding peptide-methionine (R)-S-oxide reductase MsrB, with amino-acid sequence MVKRRELLKGMLVIAAAPVISPYAWAAPSPLKIEKIVMSDAEWRQRLDQQQYQILRKEGTERAGSSALNDEQREGLYHCAGCDLPLFHSDMKYESGTGWPSFFDTIEDAIETKLDFKMIYPRTEYHCARCEGHQGHRFKDGPEPTGLRYCNNGLALRFVAAE